The window GCAATGGCAGAGAATGGTTCTGTGGTACTTACAAGgtgaattaataatatttaggaCTCTTTGGTCCTGCCATGGTCTTTGGATATTCTTTGGTTAGATATATTTTACCCATGCACATGTGTCATTAAGTGATGTACAACTTGACTACATAGAGTTATTTATTAGGATTATGCAACTTGTTGTATAATAAATAGAAAAGCCCTTCAAATCTCCTCCTCGGCCAAacagcctcctagcctagttggtggaggactaggtcgatctgggtaaaaatgtcctatattatttatttattcaagaaAAGAGTACTCCCATTTTAAATACACTTACAACCCCTTGCCATCCATCAACTTGCCTTACTATCAGGCAATTTGTCTGCTTGTTTGATTCTTATATCATAAAAAAGggtttatgtataaaatttatCTTTTCAGGAATTCATATAAGTATATTAGATAACCATGATAAAGCCAAGAAGACAAATCCAAATGCTTGTGTTTTGAAACTTTCTCACTCTGTGTATGAACTTGACTTCAAGTCATTTGACATGTGGATCAACAAACTTGGCCCATCAGTTGTGGCCACTTACTGCCAAAATTTGGAAAGTTTAATAAGAATTAGAGAAAACTGTCCTAATTTGGAAAGTCTGACGGTAAGTATTTATACAAGGGGTCACCAAATGACGGACCACTGTCcggatctttaaaaaaaaactcgagTAGAAATGGACCGCATGGTCATTATTTTTTAAGAACTGGACCCCTGAAGAAACTAATTGGTGACCCCTGATTTATACAGTTTCaatgaaataatataattatatatcaaAGTATTCAACAGTCCCtttgaatcctggtaagggcatttatttgtgtttattaGTAAAAACTATATAGGTATAACTATATAGTATCATCTGTTACCTACCTACAACCTTAGTAGATACTAAGCTTACTATGTGtaacaaacagacaaacagcaacactctttaCTGTCCATTGGTGTACCTTAtggcttttgtaataaggtttacaaacTGTCAGTTAGTTATAGCCTGTCCAATTTCTAAGATAAAGTTCACCATAGATTTACTATGGCGCATTTAAAGGCGGACAGACtataacagtgtgggcgatggtacaaattgccctgtttttttatttatttctttatttatttttcttcttaagttaggttaattataatatggatataaaagtaaaatataaaaacacttacaaacaattcccacatggcggttatctcgtgagctaagtctaggtacttgctggacttgtccttctcggccttcacgagattctcatcatgggggatggtgacggatatttatttattgttataacatgtattataaaattataatattgcaGCTTGAAAGCTTGCATAATGGTTGTAGCTGCTGTGGTTTATTAGAACGGTTCCCATACAATCTGAACATGGACTTCAAGTGCCTGCAAGGGCTGTACTTCTTTTCATGTGATGTAAGTAATCACTTTTGCTACCACTTAATTTAATGTAGTTAGTCCTGTGCCACAACGTAGCTCTACCTATTCATTCATTTCTCTAGAAATAGTACTTCAGAAATGCATAGAACTGCTCGGCTTGGCATGTCTAAGACACCTTGGTATGCCTCGGCATTCCTTAGCACATCTTGGTATGCCTGAGAAAGTCTCGGCAATATGTCGAAGCATCCCTTGCCGTGCCATGCCGAATTGCCGATAGTGGGTGCCAGGCCTTAAGTACAATCTGcactaataaattaattattgcaCTAGTAAATTGCAAATATCAAGGAAAAAACATTTAACCTATTTGCAAGAccaaagtgatcccataagtgttccgtgaacaaagttttgtacggaactaagtgaatttgtttatttgtttattgttataacatgTATATAACATGTATATGaatagccgggtccacacagagcgagcatacgcgTGAGGCAATCCTCGCGCACAAAATGGCCCGTGTAGCCAGCTCGGCTAGTGGGGTGTAGGcttcggaagccggtgttgctccaAGGGTATAGGTATACGACGTCAGAGTTTTATTCACTCACTAGTTTAAATGAAAACATGAAAATCGTTTCGGAAAGTCGCaagatgttttatttttattttttacaggtATCGGACTACTGTATTTCCCATTTTATATCGGACAAAGCCTTAGAAGAATTCGAATTACGGAATTGTCAGAGAGTGACAGGGGATTTTTTCAATACTATAGATTTGTCAAACGTAAAATCCCTTGCCTTAGAAGACTGTGATAATATCGATTCCGAGCACTTATTCTCTGCTGTCGAACGTCTTGACGGGTTGAAGAAGTTGGTCCTTAGCAATATGTCTGCCGATATAAGTAAAGGAATACAAGCGGTGCTGGATAAGATGCCCAAATTGGAATATCTAGAAATATATGATGAGAGAGACACGATGCCTTGCTATGATTATAAGCCTCTATCACGTTTGACTTGTTTGAAGCACCTCGAGGTGATGTACCGACTGCCTGATGAGGCCGCGGAAGCTATACTGCGGGGCTGCAAGGATTTGAGGACCTTGGAGTTTCGGGACTGTGAAGGTGAGTGTATAATTTTAGGCCTGTAATCCACATGTTGACAATAAAGAATAGGATTTTTTGACAGCTCCAATGAGCTTAGATAGAAAATATTTAGACTAACTGCTTTACAAAGTCGAGCTTCTAAAGTTATTCTAGTTCGTTGGTCGTAGACATGAGCGGGCGCTCCGTGACGGAGGCGCTGTGTCGCTGGGGCACGCGGCTCCGCTCGCTGTCCTTGGAGCCGCTGGACTTGGACGACGACGACCTGGTGGCCATCATCAGCGCCTGCCCCGAGCTCACGGTATAGTTACCtactggggcccatttctcgaatagtattagcaaagagaattgatagtatagagggctattgccaaagtaagttttgtagtcactgtacatttactgccatctatcgacacacgaataaaccttaaaaaaaccgtaaaattgaaaatgtataaattaagataaatgatgtttaatttttattgttccatactgacccatgttctttcactgatatgtgttaaaattgttaaatatcaaacggtgtcaatgccatctagccgagaataggccaaaggtatggcgccatctattcgagaatgactttatcttgatttccgaggcacgtttttttcttaagacgaaacgggagctgagctaaaagtcaattttgagatttcatgctgaatatacccgtcgctctgacggggcgtaaccgcggcgtgagagactgtatttgtatgtgtaatgcacgcacacagacgcgtgcggtgcgcccgtactcgcgctggtgcgcacctcactgattgcaatttgcattgccactttttgttactgctactactaagtagggtaattcgccagtaactggccacttttaataactggccgccctaaactaaaaatgaatcctattcacctataaacagaattcattttagtataaggtttcaataacttcaataactggccactttatactaaaattaattctatttataggtgaataaatgtaattaatttttggtttggggtggccactgacgaa is drawn from Cydia fagiglandana chromosome 4, ilCydFagi1.1, whole genome shotgun sequence and contains these coding sequences:
- the LOC134663523 gene encoding uncharacterized protein LOC134663523 gives rise to the protein MLEAQTNNDQTILDYLNEDCWRAVLQYVPVRDIIRTESTIRQWQRMVLWYLQGIHISILDNHDKAKKTNPNACVLKLSHSVYELDFKSFDMWINKLGPSVVATYCQNLESLIRIRENCPNLESLTLESLHNGCSCCGLLERFPYNLNMDFKCLQGLYFFSCDVSDYCISHFISDKALEEFELRNCQRVTGDFFNTIDLSNVKSLALEDCDNIDSEHLFSAVERLDGLKKLVLSNMSADISKGIQAVLDKMPKLEYLEIYDERDTMPCYDYKPLSRLTCLKHLEVMYRLPDEAAEAILRGCKDLRTLEFRDCEDMSGRSVTEALCRWGTRLRSLSLEPLDLDDDDLVAIISACPELTV